cagctgcagctatattaatgtactacatgtatgctgctacaggaacacttttcttttccttttgattctttgcaaagctggatgtttgctagcaaatgtaaccttccagttgacttgccacatttctttcatttgttttattaattaaataaagtatggatcattacaaatactttgctttgaaagtaccaagtagtcacacagtgagaaaaaagtaggaagtgattagcaaactctgCTAATGCATCGAGATGCATCAAGAATCGATTTAGAATCGAATCGCtgacctctgaatcggaatcgaatcgtgaggtgccaagagattcccacccctattgtccatgatcaccagcagttttgccagcatcctgtcctcagccacctcctccagggtgacaagcttaaagccaacaacagaccctgCCTTCTTTATGAATTTGTTTAGTCTGTTTGCGTCCTTTGCTTTGATGCCCGCACCCCAGGACACCACAGCGAAGAAAATGGTGCTCGCGacaacagactgataaaacaCCTCGAGCATCCggttgcagacattaaaggacctgagcctcctcaggaagtaaagccgGCTCAGGCCCTTCTTGTAGACTGCCTCCGTGTTTGCGGTCCACTCCAGTTTATTGTCCattttttaatgtgtatttcttCCTATTTGAAAGTAAAGAACGCATAAACGGTCCCAGCAGAGCAGTTCTGATATCATTGGTGGCTTGTTTAATTCAACATCCAGCACTTTATAGGCTAAGACAAATGTATCATGTTGGACAGCCCGCAGTGAGGTAAGAGAAATAACCTAAGTGCGGGCTGTCCAACAGGGTCATGTGATTAGTATCATCACACAAATGCTGCCTTGGAATAGATTTCCATTTTACAGTTCGATCTGTTAATGTGTTACCCTCAAAATGCACTTTGATGCCTGCTAAACTGTTTGTTGCTTCTCAGCTAATGCCTTTCTATTTGCATGTGTCTCCATCCAGCCTCAGGGAATCGGTGAGCCCAGTGTTTACCATGCTGTGGTGGTCATCTTCCTGGAGTTTTTTGCATGGGGTCTCCTTACCACCCCAATGCTTACGGTAAGCCTCACGTAGAGACACGGTTATGTAAACTGACATACACTAACAGTTTGTAATGTATTCATATGCCTACACCTCTCTTCTCCGCAAACCTTGCCAAAGAGTGGCATTTCCCATTGACTGGAACTACACAAGGCCCATCAGTgtaaatgaatgattgaatttCTAATCAAATGAGTGAGGCCCTGTGTGAcgtagttttattttttttctgtgcgtATGTGTTAGCAGATGTTTTGCCAAGCACTAATGGGCTGAGAAATATGAAAAGGGCATCAAACAGTCTTATTGTCTAAGCACCAGTTCTTTGTTGAAAAGACTTGTCAGGGGGTCACTGGTTTGTGTTGTCAGGCCACGGCACAGATGCCTGCCAATGAAACGGCACACATTCACCTCAGTGCTACCACTGCAGAGCAGTGTGGTTTTAAGTATTTGCTACAAGCACCTCGAACAGCCTCACTGATTTTCattccaaaatgtaaaatattggCACCAGAAAATCAGCagtcaataattaaaaaaacacagatgatcATTTCCTCAAAAACAGATCTGGTTTGTAAGAAAAGTGCTAAGATGACTCATAATGATGATGTGCTTTATTTCATACCAGCAGGGAGTGTTTATTAATAGTCGCCCTTTTTCTGACGAGCTCTATGTTTATTGAATTCATTCCAGTTTTTTGTACCTATATGTTTTTCTCTACCAGTGTGAATGACTTTAGGTAGAGACTCGTATCTAAAAACCAATGATGAGCAAACATCTGTGAGCCACATGACGCAAACCAGACAGGCTTATGCAATGCATGCTTTTCAGCAGTCTCTTGTTTGAAGAGGTGGTTGTAACTGTTGAGCATTAATTACTGGCGGTTTGTTGCCCTCAAGATCCCTGGGCGGTGACAGGATTTGCATTTTAGACTAATCAGAGGGCAACTGAAGATGAGAGGGACTGCTTCACTGCCCCCAATGAGCGCACTGCTTCATTAGTATCCTGCAGCAACAGTCTTCACTGAGCATTCACAGTCTGTGTGTTGAGTAACTGACTCCCAAAGGAAGAGAGGGGATTCTTAACTATGCCACAAGCTTTTCCCTCTGTACCCCTAAACAATAGCCAGATCTTGTTGTTTAGCCGCTTCAAATTAAACCAAGGTTTCATGTTCCCACACCAGTGTCATTGACACTTGAACCCTGTTGTTATGGACTTTGAACGTATCATTCCATTGATTTTAACTATGTGAACACCCCTTTCACCTATATTCTCGTAAAATAAAGGTATTTATAAGCACATTGTTGAGATGTATATATCCTTAAATACTTAATTACTGTTCTTTGTTATTTGTTGGACATTAAGACTAATACACAAATTaacttttattatttcatattttttttttactgtaaaacagGATCCAACTGCCAAATtaagaaaatgttaaacattttctGCAGTTAAAATGAATGTATGCACTCTCTTAGTACTGCTGAGTCTGCACTGAAAGTTTGACAATGAAGCAGTTTCTGATCAAAACAGTTAATCATCTAAAAACATCAGATTACACTTCAAGTCAAATGTTGTAGCATGATGTTTTCCTCCCTGACAAGAGGAAGAGCTGTGCTCTTACTGTCAAGTGTGAACAGGATATCAGGTTTGAATGGGGCCTTAAAGCTACCTACACTCAAAATACTCAATGTCATCCAGCCTAGCAATAACCATGAGTGAGCGTGTAACCATGACAACACTAAGTACAGACGAAAACTGCAAAATCAAAACTTTGGAAACTTTTTAGGTTATTTGACTGATTTGATATCGGTGAGTGCATCTCTCAGgggtaaacaaaacaacaccaacTTTACAGTCTCTCCATGGGTgaattttgcttttttaatgtGTTGGTGTGTGGGTGATTTAGGTTGCCCAAGAACACAAAACATGTTCAAGTGGATTACTGTGAAAAGGTTCTGTTGCTTTCACGACCAATGTCGAGGAATACCAACCATGTCTGTCTGCAGAGGGATCATAGCTTGAAACTCCAGTTCCAGGGTCTTTACAGGTGTTTGACCAAACAAGAAATCTGTATACTGTGCCTCATGTAGTCAGGACTATGCTCTCATCTCTCCATTCATCCAGACCTTCTGTTGGGGAATGATGGGAAAACTAATAAGATATGATACTTTTGGATCTTTTGGATCTGTGGGAGCTAAGATTTGGAACAGCTTAACAGATGAAGTAAGAATCTGTTATCAAACAGTGGGTTTCTATCAGTGAGATTCTGTTTTCCTGGTGGATATGTGAAAGTGTATTATGTGTAGGTTGTTTAATGATGGAAAACACTGTTGAATCCAGACCAGCTGAATCATTATCTACAATGTGGACCAGAGACCAGTAAAAGGGTGTCAGAAAGCATAACATATTAAACATGTATGTTTAATGCACATGTGTACCATTTACAATATTACAGTTATTAGATTGAACATCCATTTTTCCCCATGGGCCTCAGTGATTGATTTTATGGTTTATATTTCAACCCTCCATCAGCAGATTTTTGTTCCGTCGTGTCACACCTGTTTCACTCCCTAGCCTTCGTTTAACTCTGCAGATCATTGTTTGAAATTTGATACAGACTATGTGGATTAAGTGGTTTCATCTGACgttatctgtgtttgttctccAGGTATTACACCAGACATTCCCCCAACACACATTCCTGATGAATGGGCTTATCCATGGTGTCAAGGTAAGACATCAGCACACAGTTATTACTGGatgttctgtctctctgtcatttGTATGTTTACATGTATCCCTATCGAAAGAGCACGTCTAACAAACTTAATttgagtccctgcagtgctgctacCCTTACAAGTTTTGAGTATTGTTGTATTGTTCGAACTGTAATGACCTGTATGTTTAGCCTTTTCTTATCCTTTTTGCAATTTGTAAAGGTTGTAGATTAACTAATAaaagggttcgtacgggtgcttgaaatccttgaaagtgcttgaatttcaatgttgtgttttcaaggtctgaaaagtgcttggattttagtttaagtgcttgacattataactctgtgtcttggcaacattgcgATCAGACTGGAAaatttgcttattacaaggagaaataaaatcagtgtgtgtgtgtatcaccACACATGCAGCCttgtagcaatagagaaggatggctgaggagaaggtgaatttgatgcaatttggactgatgacacattcaatattaataaactttgatgaataagcgaacagcttataaaagtttatgtcaaaaaagaaaattacagggtgctctcaggtctctctttgtcttggtgcaagtgtacctgaagaacgccaagtggcttccctttttttggataaaactttgtgttctcctttaatttctaaagtttttgcaattataaaacataattttagatgttgacAGGGTaataaaatgtacataattgtgataaaaagtgaaaaaaataatcacgagtatattcctgtagatatgtattttaccccagcgataaggtgctggaaaattttgtaaattacccttaaaagtgcttgaatttgaccttgaaaaatgtgtacgaaccctgtaataAATATATGGATATTTTTGGTTACTTAAAGTCATACAGTAAAGCATGCCACCAGTAGtgtgctttttgtgttttaagctGCTGTTAAATAACATCCTCTGCAAGTCTGTCGTGCTTTTGGAAGATTTGCTGAGTATGTATGCTGATGCTCTTGGTCACGCTGGAGCATGACACTAATTCAATGACATGTTAACACCTGCAAGCTGTCTAGTGACCACAGCAGGTTCCCCAGCTGGCCATAATTGCTCATTGAAGCACCTTTGAGGGTGCCTTAAATGCACCTTGACAGTCTTTATTCAGGTGAAAGAAAAGTGTGTCTAATGATAGAGGAcagattttctatttttttgttattctggCTGTTATGatgttgacaaaaacatttttctctcatCAAGAATCAATCAGTCTGCAAACGAGAGAAGACGTTTTGAAGCTAACATCAGTTGACAATTCTATCATTGACCACCATTATTTTAGattctttttattatcaaaGTAAGACCATTTTTTGTCTCTTTACTATGTGTCAGTCAGTAGGTTATTTCCTGCAGACCTCACACCAGCAGGCCTGAGATGTTTGCCTTGTTCCTCTGGCTGGCTTAATTTCTTAAGAGTATGCTTTTCTTTCCACGCTACCAGCTATAAGAGCTTGGTGATACATGACTTTAAAGTCCCTATACAAGACTTTAAATTGcccaaacaaatgaaataattgTAGAGAGGTTGTCTGCTTTTGTGTCAGTAAGGCTGTGGAGGGCAAACTTAAGATGCGCCTTGTGTTAATTTTCCACTTGAGTTAGCTGTAAGTGCAGTTTCATGCATAGATTATGTTTTCTACATTGACCTCTACCAAACCTGCAAGTTGTTGACAGTGTGTGCATTTACTCAGATCACAGACTGTCAATCTATAAGTGGTAACTTGACTCAAGTTATCCATTTACAGAAGTTTTCCGATGCATGtgccctttctctctctctctctctctccatcctttccAGGGCCTATTATCATTTCTGAGTGCTCCTCTAATTGGAGCATTGTCAGACGTATGGGGACGGAAGTCATTCTTGCTGCTTACGGTCTTCTTCACGTGTGCACCCATTCCACTGATGAAGATCAGCCCATGGTGAGCCAAAACCCAGAATTATTTAGTATTGTTTAGTCCTTCACAAAATGGTAAATATGGTCacacttttcatttttactgaaaaatctattaaaatcgTCATGATATGAACAAATTTTGTTGGGTTTAGCattctgcagcactacagtattTCATAATAGTGCTTAGACCTTAGACCTTTATCGAAAAATTGCAGCTTCCTGTCATGTGGCTATTGCACTTAGACATACTGCCACTGcattgtgtaattttatttGAACCATTTTAGTTTGTCTGTCCTGACCAGCCTTAACTCTTGCCTTGTTTCAGGTGGTACTTTGCAGTCATCTCCATGTCTGGCGTCTTTGCCGTCACTTTCTCTGTGATTTTTGCATACGTGGCGGATATCACACAGGAGCATGAGAGGAGCACAGCATACGGTTTGGTAAGGAGATGTTAAGAATCATGCTTGTATTTGTCCATCACTCTTTTAAAACTGACAAAGAGCCAAAAccgattttaaaaaaagaaaataaagagaacTGCACTAAAGGAGACGTCGGTCATTTCCTGCTTCGCTAAACTCAGTTATGCTCCTACCTTCCTCCAGGTATCAGCTACCTTTGCCGCCAGCCTGGTTACCAGCCCGGCCATTGGAGCTTACCTGTCTGTGGCCTATGGTGACACCTTGGTGGTGATTCTTGCCACAGCCATTGCTCTGCTTGATATTTGCTTCATCCTGGTGGCTGTACCAGAGTCTCTGCCAGAGAAGATGAGGCCAGCATCATGGGGAGCACCGATCTCCTGGGAACAAGCAGATCCCTTCGCTGTGAGTAACAACATAATACTCATTGTTTGTAATTTTCAGTAGATCATGACCCAGTATTATGCAAAAGCAgttcatgtgtgttttattgagttAAAGCCATGTTTGCCTCGATAATCATTTAAGCCTTTACTTCACAGTAACTGATCTTGGAGTGAATTAATTGAATGTTTTCCGTCATAGCAAAGCAATTCATGCTGGGAAAGCACTTGAATAGGATGCAAATTATGTGCAAGtgcaggttttgtttttaaacaaataacttCTTTGCAATTCTGTCATTAATTCCTGTGTAGCAACACTCTGAGGCATAACCAGAGCCACTTACTTTAGTAAATTAAGTACATGTAAATGATAATGCTCCTCACAGTAACATTGTTTTTCAGTCTCTCTAAATTTAGATCTGGTAAGATTTTGGTCCTACTTGCTGACCAAATGTGCATGTTGGTGCAAAAAATTGCCTTTTTGGCAGATTAGGTGTCTTTTATTACTGAAGGCTTATTAAATTGGTCAGGAACACCGCTGATATCATATTAATGCTTTAGCTAtgcaaaaaattaaatggtttctTGCTGTTCTCTTGGCCAGTCTCTGCGTAAGGTGGGCCAGGACTCCACGGTGCTCCTCATCTGTATCACAGTGTTTCTCTCCTACCTCCCAGAGGCCGGACAGTACTCCAGTTTCTTCCTCTATCTCAGACAGGTAACATTCTGCTCTCCCTGCTTACACAGGAAAACGGCAAGATTATATGCACAAACATCGTTTTGACACGTCATGTACACTCACTACCACATGTC
The sequence above is drawn from the Sparus aurata chromosome 21, fSpaAur1.1, whole genome shotgun sequence genome and encodes:
- the mfsd14a2 gene encoding MFSD14 family MFS transporter, producing the protein MTGEKKKKKRLNRSILLAKKIIIKDGGSPQGIGEPSVYHAVVVIFLEFFAWGLLTTPMLTVLHQTFPQHTFLMNGLIHGVKGLLSFLSAPLIGALSDVWGRKSFLLLTVFFTCAPIPLMKISPWWYFAVISMSGVFAVTFSVIFAYVADITQEHERSTAYGLVSATFAASLVTSPAIGAYLSVAYGDTLVVILATAIALLDICFILVAVPESLPEKMRPASWGAPISWEQADPFASLRKVGQDSTVLLICITVFLSYLPEAGQYSSFFLYLRQVIGFSSETVAAFIAVVGILSILAQTVVLGILMRSIGNKNTILLGLGFQILQLAWYGFGSQPWMMWAAGAVAAMSSITFPAISAIVSRNADPDQQGVVQGMITGIRGLCNGLGPALYGFVFYLFHVELTDTDGSEKGAKPNMANPTDESAIIPGPPFLFGACSVLLSLLVALFIPEHTGPGMRPGAYKKHSNGAQSHSHSPQGSGAEGKEPLLEDSSV